The following proteins are co-located in the Xiphophorus maculatus strain JP 163 A chromosome 24, X_maculatus-5.0-male, whole genome shotgun sequence genome:
- the LOC111607593 gene encoding integral membrane protein GPR180-like produces MDSDLDNLSCSQRLSRAQFTISLSQDEHNQTIPRQSSPTAWQVLYADRYTCEENSATPSFADLGFTLLLFNPDSAGNPLDHFSAEEAGLHSFYFLLLLAYFIACCIYFQPLYQALKKGGPMHTVLKVLTMALALQGCSALCNYIHLARYSRDGTGIPLMGSLAEFWDMVSQVSMLYMLLSLCMGWTLSRGRKPQSRPLQWERSPASTAVAVGGVVTQGVLLLWEQYSESESEHHSYHAQRSLAGLLLLALRVALSLLLASVLYQIVSTERSTLKRDFYLCFAKGCFLWFLCHPVLVLMSVVFNDHQREKVITIGMILCQSISMVILYQLFLSRSLYWEVSSLSSMSLPLTMSRTNHRGRL; encoded by the exons ATGGACTCAGACCTGGACAACCTGAGCTGCTCCCAGCGACTCAGCAGAGCCCAGTTCACCA TTTCCCTCAGCCAGGACGAACACAACCAGACGATCCCTCGTCAGTCTTCGCCCACAGCCTGGCAGGTGCTGTACGCTGACAGATACACGTGTGAG gAAAACTCAGCAACGCCGTCGTTCGCTGACCTCGGCTTCACTCTCCTGCTGTTCAACCCCGACTCTGCTGGGAACCCGCTGGATCACTTCAGCGCAGAGGAAGCAG GGCTGCACAGTTTCTACTTCCTCCTACTGCTCGCCTACTTCATCGCCTGCTGCATCTACTTCCAGCCTCTGTATCAGGCGCTGAAGAAAGGGGGCCCCATGCACACGGTCCTCAAGGTGCTGACCATGGCCCTGGCTCTGCAAGGCTGCTCTGCCCTCTGCAACTACATCCACCTGGCCAG GTATTCCAGAGACGGTACTGGGATCCCCCTGATGGGCAGCCTGGCAGAGT TCTGGGACATGGTGTCTCAGGTGTCCATGCTGTACATGCTGCTGAGCCTGTGTATGGGCTGGACTCTGAGTCGAGGCAGGAAGCCGCAGTCCAGACCGCTGCAGTGGGAGCGCTCCCCGGCGTCCACGGCCGTCGCTGTCGGCGGCGTGGTCACACAG GGGGTCCTGCTGCTGTGGGAGCAGTACTCTGAGTCAGAGAGCGAACACCACAGTTATCACGCCCAACGAAGCCTAGCAGGtctcctcctcctggctctgagaGTGGCGCTGTCCCTCCTGCTGGCCTCCGTCCTCTACCAGATCGTCTCCACAGAGAGGAGCACCCTGAAGAGAGACTTCTACCTCTGCTTTGCTAAG GGCTGCTTCCTGTGGTTCCTTTGTCACCCCGTCCTCGTCCTCATGTCTGTGGTCTTCAACGACCACCAGAGGGAAAAG GTCATCACCATCGGCATGATCCTCTGTCAGTCCATCTCCATGGTGATCCTCTACCAGCTCTTCCTGTCCCGCTCGCTCTACTGGGAGGTGTCCTCCCTCTCCTCCATGTCTTTGCCGCTCACCATGTCCAGAACGAACCACAGGGGGCGCCTATGA